The following is a genomic window from Adhaeribacter radiodurans.
TTTTTGCAAAGAATCCGGAGTTCCGTAAGTAGAAACTGTAATGGCATCGTGGAAGTAAGCTACGGCATTGTGGCAAATAACGTGACCCGAGCCATATACTTTAATGGCAAAATAACTCTTTATAGGGGTAGGTGCGTAAAGACCCGGATTTGCCCAACCCACGAGGTGATGCCGATCGTCGCGGCCTAAGATAATATTATCCGCTAAATAAAAGTTTTTGGAACCGGCATATTCTGTTGTAAGGGCAATACCAACATCATCCAGCCGGCAATTCCGCACCGTTAGGTCAGAGGCGCCTAATACTTCCTTCTGGCCAGCAAAAAAAGCAATATCTGTATTGCGGATCGTTAAATTTTCAAAAATATGATGGGTGGTTGCCATTACATCAAAAAGCCGGTGAGCTCCGTCCCCATCAAAAATAGCATCACCATCGCCCGCCCCCCGAATAAGTATGGGTTTCTCGGCGGTTCCTTTCGCCGTTAAAGTATAAGTCCCATCAAACGGAATACCATGCGGTTCTACGTAATTCAACCGATCGGCTTTATACAAACCCGCGTGCACCAGAATAATGTCGCCGGGCTGCACTTTGCGCTCACTCACTACCGACCAATCTCCTAAACCTGAACCGTAGTAAGCAGCCTTTAATCCTAAAAAAGAAGGTTCCTGCTTGGGGCCTTTCCAATCGGGTGGGTACACGTGCAGCGTTCGCCCTCCGGTAAAAGCTTTAGGTTCGGTTCGGGTTTTTACTTTTACCACGTGCACTGCCTCTCCTTGTACTCCATCGGGATCCGCCATAGTTAACCGGCATTCATACTCGGAACCGGGTTCCAGATCCAGAATGCTGCCGGCAAATCCGTTGGGTACAGTATAATCCAGAAATTCTGTTTCTCGAATAACGCGTTCCCCTCCTATCCGCAGTAAAGGCAAAGCTTCCAGCCAGGTACTTGTTCCCACTTTTCGGAAAGAAACTTGCACTGTTGCATTTCGGTTGTCGTCGCCGGTGATAGACCAATCAAATCCTAGATTTAGCAAAGTAGGTGGCTCCGCGGTTAGTTTACCAGGACGCACGGCATTTTCTGCTTTTACCAAAACAGGAAATAAGAGCAAAAGGCTTAAACCCACAACATAACGGTAAGACTTAAGGTTAATACTAGCTAAGAAAACAAGAATTTTCTTCATGGTAGGTGCGCGTGCTATAACTGGCAGTTAGAGTTAGAAGTAAACGTTGCTATTTACTAATTGCTGCTGGCAGATTTCAGAATCTCCGTAATTTAAGAAAATGTCTGATTGTAGAAACGATATTCCTAAAATTAACCTGCGGCTAAGTACAACTGCTTTTGTTCCTGAAGAAATTTACTTTAATTCAGGTAAAGAAAACTTGTTTTAGAAAGCCAGTTACAGAAAAATATTTCTCATTGATTGTCACTACAATTAAACGACTATTTTAAGGCATTTCTTTCCTTTTAAAAAGAAACTATAAAGCCCTAATGAATACAAAGAATGCGGATATAAAAGCCTATGCAAGAAGGCAAAAACCTTGGTATAAGGAAATAGATTATTTAAAAGAGAGAACGAAAAAATATTATACGTTCTCTTTTTTAATATAGGATGCTTTTCTACCTGTTGGTTAAAAAAAGCCAAAGTCTTTACGCTAACCAGCAGAAAAGCAAGAAAATTATTTAAATGAAATTAAGCCTCTGGTTGGTTTTGGGTAGTAAGCAATAAAACTTAATTACAAGGTAACCAGTTTTTAAAATCGGTATAATTAATTACTGATTAAATCAGAACCAAATTACCATTAAAGTAAAATAGGGAAGTATTTAAAATAAATTCTGTAATGAGACGAGCTTAGTGAACGGCTTTCTCGGCAACCTTCCGGTACTTTAAGGCAAGCACCAGCCAGGTAGAAGAAATGATAAAACCGCCAATAGAGATGGCAAGTATGGCTAATGGATTCATAAAAGAATTGATTAAGCGTAAAGAACTTAGTATAAATGCAAATAAAATTGTTGCTGTTTTGCTGCTCGGAGTAAACCTTAAATCAGGTGCTTTAAAAATTGCAACACTTCCCGGGAAGCCTGGTTGAACTCATTTGAGTTCTGCTCTTTTAAAATGGGCTGCTTATTCGTTAAATTTTCAGCTAAAACGCTTAACTGCTGTGATAATGTCTGGTATTCTTCTTCTTTTAAAGTAGAGTAAACTTTTGCTTCCATGTACGTAAACTTTTTATACCCACTCTATATCTAAAACCAGGCTAATTCATTTAAATATTTAGTAAATTAGATAAACAACACTTCTTGCAAGACCAACCCAACAAAATGCTCGTTTAACTAAAATAAGAGTTTTTCGCCGATTAAAACCAAATGAACCCAATTAGAAATTTTAAGAGTAAATAAAAAGCTCCTGCCAATAGCAGGAGCTTTTCTATATTAACAATAAGGGAAATAAATTTAACAGTATAACAATTATTTTTGCTTCCTGTTTTAACTACTTAGCAAACAGTAAATCCATCTTAATTTTTCTATTCACTTTAACCAGCATATACATTAAAACGACCATAATACGTTTTAGAATTATAAATTTTATAACGGATTTAAGTTTTTATATGCATATATTAATAAATAATTAAGCTACACTTTTGTTTAAATTGCAATACTTAAATTGATTGTGGATAATTAAAAGCCTTATTTTTATTTTTTTTTGTATTATTTTGATTAACTTTGTTATACTCCAATCCGCTTTAGAACCTACTTATGTATAGTTGTATGAATGATTTATACACATTTCAATTTTTAATTATAGCTAAAAATGACAACTGCTATTTCTAAAGTTAGTTTTATTAAAAAGCCTTATATCGAAATAGAATATATTGCCGAACAGGAATGGCTATATATAAACTGGAAGGGTAAGATTAACGATGAAATGGGAATGATTGGCTGCGAAGATATACTTTTAGCTTTACATAAGTATCCCGTAAAAAAAATTATAAACGATAACCGACATGTGTTTGGCAGTTGGGCCGATGGAATTAACAACTGGTTAATAAATAGTTGGTTTCCCCGCTTTTTGGGAGCCGGCTGCTTTTTTATGGCTTGGGTACAATCTCCCTGCTCCGAAAGTCAGGCTTCATTAGAACAAGCTCTTAAATACGATATCCCTAATATTACTATTTTGGTTTTCGATGATATTGAAACAGCCACTTCCTGGCTAAAAGAAATTTAATTTTACTTTTTCTAACTGCCAAATTAAGTAAATACTTTTCTGTAAAACCAACCTTTCTTCAATTTTAGAAGCTTTTCAATATTTTCTTCGCTTTAAGCATTATTGAGCTTCTATACTTTATCCTGCTATAGTTATATTTCTATTTAAAAGATTAGTAGTATAATAAATTTAAAACTTTCCCGAGTAAAGTATTGATAATTGTACTTACGCAATAATTCACCCGCTTCATTACATTTTACTGTAGTAAGTAATCCCTTAAAGCTTCCTACAATTAAAAGTAAGTTTTAAGAAAATTACTTAAATAAGATTTAGTACCCTTGTACTTAGCTTACCTTTTGATTGACACGTGTTTAATTTTACAATTTTTTATTGAAGATTGAATATAGGAATTTCTATTTCAATTCATATAATTGCAGCTTTATACTAGTTACCCAAGGTAAAGCACTTTCTACTGCATGTATGTTATACGATTTAGCATCAGAATTTTTGTTTTACTGTAACCGTAAATTTGCTCTCGTTAAAACTATTGGTATTTCTACTTACCAGTTATTGAATTTAAACAATTGCTGTTTAAAGCTATTCATAGGAAGGAAAAAGGCGCAAGTAGCAAATTATTAAATATTCATTTACTGTATAAGCGGTTGGTATTAAGTAATTTACAAGCGCAATTACTATATTAAATATAAATAATCACTTTTGGTCAGGTACTTAGTTACACACGGCATAATAATACTACATGAAAAAAAGCTTTACCTTATTCTCTTTTTTACTTATTTCCATTTCCCTGCTAGCGCAGAACAGTAGTATAAAAGGGCGGGTAATGGCGAATGGGGAGCCGTTGGCTTATGCCTCCGTAGGAGTAATGGGTACTAGGCTCGGGGCTACTTCCAACGATAAAGGTTATTACGAAATCAAAAATATACCTCCCGGCTCTATTGAAGTGGGTGCCTCCAGTATTGGCTACCAATCCCAAAAAGCTTCGGCTAACTTAACTCCCGGATCAACTATCACCATTAATTTTATCTTAAAAGAAATAACCTCAAAGCTGGAGGAGATTGTAGTTACCGGCGTTACGCGCGCCACCGAAGTTAAAAAAAGTCCCATCCCAATAGCTACTATCTCCAAAAAGGAAATAAACATTAATGTAAATTCAAATATTATAGATGCTATTGTTAAAGGCGTTCCGGGGGTAAGTGCTACCACTACGGGCCCTAATATTTCGAAGCCATTTATCCGTGGATTAGGTTATAACCGGGTGTTAAATATGTACGATGGTATCCGGCAGGAAGGCCAGCAATGGGGCGATGAACACGGTACCGAAGTAGACCAATATGGAATTGACCGGGCCGAAGTAGTAAAAGGACCGGCTAGTCTTACATACGGATCGGATGCTTTAGCGGGCGTCATTAACATGATTCCGGCTATACCAAAAGGAGTAGATGGCAAGCTAAAAGGCGATTTATTAACGGATTTTCATAGCAATAATGGGTTAATTGGTACTTCGTTAGGCATTTCGTACAACAAAAGCGATTGGAAATTTTATTTACGGGGCACCCAAAAAAGAGCGCATAACTACCAGAACCCCGTTGATGGTTGGGTGTATGGCAGTGCCTACCGCGAATACAATTTAAGCGGAACCGCCAGGGTAGATAAAACCTGGGGCTTTTCACAAATATCAACCACCTTATACGACAACCTGCAAGAAATTCCGGATGGCAGCCGCGATTCATTAAGTCGCAAGTTTACCAAACCTATTAGGGAGGGCAACGAGGATGAAATAAAGAATCGACCCATTGTACCAGATAATGAATTAAAAACCTACGCTATCGGCAATCTGCATCAGGCTATTCAACATTACCGGGTTTACACGCATAACCAGTTCATTATTGGCCAGGGGAATATTAATGCTACTTTCGGGTTTCAGCAAAGCCGGCGCCGCGAATTCTTGTTTCCTACTCTGCCCGATAAAGCCGCTCTATTTTTGGTTTTAAATACTTTTAACTATGATGTGCACTACAACTTACCCACCTGGAATGGCTTAGAAACTACCTTGGGCGTAAACGGTATGTATCAAACAAACCAAAATAAAGATGCTACCAATTTTCCCATTCCGGATTATGACTTGTTTGATGTAGGCACTTTTGTGTTTACTAAACGTACTTTAGGTAAGTTTGATGTATCGGGGGGCATTCGGTACGATACCCGCCATTTAACCTGGAATGATTTTTACACCGGTACTAATGCAACTGGTTTCGGCCAAAAGGTGAATGCCCAAGAGCCTGGAGCCTATTTGCAATTCCCGGAATTTACGCATCAATACCACGGTATTTCGGGTAGCTTGGGTGCTACTTATAATTTATCAGATCAAATTTTACTAAAGGCCAATCTAGCGCGTGGCTATCGTTCGCCTAATATAAATGAGGTAGGTTCTAACGGTTTAGACCCTGGTGCGCACATTCGGTACCAGGGCAATCGGGAATTTAAACCAGAATTTAACTTTCAGAAAGATATTAGCTTTTTGGCTTACCTGAAAAACCTGGATATCAGCGTGGAATTGTTTGATAACCGCATATCCAACTATATTTTCCAGGCCCGCTTAAGTGATGATCAAGGGCAACCCATTGTAGATGACCAAGGTAATCTTACCTATAAATACCAACAATCTAAAGCCCAACTTTACGGCGGCGAATTTACTTTAAACCTGCACCCGGAATCGGTGCCTTGGCTAAACTTTAACAACAGTTTAGCTTACGTAAACGGAATTAATAAAAATAGTAAACTTCGCGAAACGTACGGCGATGCAGCTAAATACTTACCTTTTATATTGCCCTTGCATTACCGCTCGGAGATTCGCGGAACTTTACGGAAATCCGTTGGCGCTTACACCGGCATTTACGCCCGCCTGGAATTAGATGCTTACGGCAGGCAAAACAAAATTTATGCAGTAGATAACACCGAAACGCCTACTTCCGGCTATGTACTTTTTAATACGGGGGTAGGAACCAATGTAAAACAAAAATCCGGACGAGTATTTTGCCAGCTTTTCTTTCAGGTGAATAATTTATTTGATAAAGCGTACCAATCGCACTTAAACCGGCTTAAATATTTTGAATATTTTCAGGCTTCTCCTAATAATCACCGGGGAATATACAACATGGGCCGAAACTTCAGCGCCAAGGTTATTATTCCTTTTTAATTTTGTGGTAAACTATTCAAATTGCCAGAATAGCTTACCACATTGTATCAAAATAAGCTTACAGGAATAATACCGCCATAATAAATTAAATGCCTAATCAGACTTAAATACACTCTAATTTTTAACTTTAAAATGTGGCTGATTTCTTTAGATTATTTTGGTAGAGCAAATGTAAACGAATATTTAAGCCCAAGTTAACGTGCGTTTGCTATAAGAACTGAACTATACAAAGAATAAATAAGAAAGATGAAATTATTTTCTTTAGTTTCTTGATGTTTATCTAGTCATCATGTAAGAATCTAACCAGTTAGTAACCGATTAGATTCTTGCAAAATGAGGAATAAAAGGAACAGGAGCTTCCATTTTATTCTATACTTATCTTTATCTCGTAGGCACGTTAAATAAGTAATACACTTGTTCGCTGGAAAACTATTTAGTAAATTTTTCACTCCGTAAAGTTCTTAACTGATAGAAAACGGATCTGGACTTACTTTTTTCTCTAAAATTAGTTCGAAATTATAATCCAAAGCAGCTCAATTGAATTCGGTAAATAAAGAACTAGTTCGATAATAGTTTTTTATTCTCCACCAGATAAAGAAACTTTAAATATTCTAGAGTTTCTTTTGCTGCTCCTTTGCAAATTCGGCTACCTCTAACATGGGGGCAACCCAAAGATCTTTTTCGCGCTTTTTTAAGTATTGTAACAATTGGTGATGGGCTGATAACGAAACATTTAGACTGTGCTCGCCTCCTACTCCATGAAATAAAAACACCAATAAACCTTGTTTAGCTTCGGCTTGCTTTACTAAATTTATCAGCTCCTCGCCCGTTTGACCATTTACCATG
Proteins encoded in this region:
- a CDS encoding TonB-dependent receptor; the encoded protein is MKKSFTLFSFLLISISLLAQNSSIKGRVMANGEPLAYASVGVMGTRLGATSNDKGYYEIKNIPPGSIEVGASSIGYQSQKASANLTPGSTITINFILKEITSKLEEIVVTGVTRATEVKKSPIPIATISKKEININVNSNIIDAIVKGVPGVSATTTGPNISKPFIRGLGYNRVLNMYDGIRQEGQQWGDEHGTEVDQYGIDRAEVVKGPASLTYGSDALAGVINMIPAIPKGVDGKLKGDLLTDFHSNNGLIGTSLGISYNKSDWKFYLRGTQKRAHNYQNPVDGWVYGSAYREYNLSGTARVDKTWGFSQISTTLYDNLQEIPDGSRDSLSRKFTKPIREGNEDEIKNRPIVPDNELKTYAIGNLHQAIQHYRVYTHNQFIIGQGNINATFGFQQSRRREFLFPTLPDKAALFLVLNTFNYDVHYNLPTWNGLETTLGVNGMYQTNQNKDATNFPIPDYDLFDVGTFVFTKRTLGKFDVSGGIRYDTRHLTWNDFYTGTNATGFGQKVNAQEPGAYLQFPEFTHQYHGISGSLGATYNLSDQILLKANLARGYRSPNINEVGSNGLDPGAHIRYQGNREFKPEFNFQKDISFLAYLKNLDISVELFDNRISNYIFQARLSDDQGQPIVDDQGNLTYKYQQSKAQLYGGEFTLNLHPESVPWLNFNNSLAYVNGINKNSKLRETYGDAAKYLPFILPLHYRSEIRGTLRKSVGAYTGIYARLELDAYGRQNKIYAVDNTETPTSGYVLFNTGVGTNVKQKSGRVFCQLFFQVNNLFDKAYQSHLNRLKYFEYFQASPNNHRGIYNMGRNFSAKVIIPF
- a CDS encoding right-handed parallel beta-helix repeat-containing protein, which translates into the protein MKKILVFLASINLKSYRYVVGLSLLLLFPVLVKAENAVRPGKLTAEPPTLLNLGFDWSITGDDNRNATVQVSFRKVGTSTWLEALPLLRIGGERVIRETEFLDYTVPNGFAGSILDLEPGSEYECRLTMADPDGVQGEAVHVVKVKTRTEPKAFTGGRTLHVYPPDWKGPKQEPSFLGLKAAYYGSGLGDWSVVSERKVQPGDIILVHAGLYKADRLNYVEPHGIPFDGTYTLTAKGTAEKPILIRGAGDGDAIFDGDGAHRLFDVMATTHHIFENLTIRNTDIAFFAGQKEVLGASDLTVRNCRLDDVGIALTTEYAGSKNFYLADNIILGRDDRHHLVGWANPGLYAPTPIKSYFAIKVYGSGHVICHNAVAYFHDAITVSTYGTPDSLQKAVAIDIYNNDIHLMVDDFIEADGGVHNIRVMRNRGVNAAQCGLSAQPIFGGPAYFIRNVLYNIPTGCALKFMSKPAGLVVYHNTFISENVNPQTFSNAHFRNNLFLGTDAPQRPIVIFPNATAYSTSDYNGYRPNRASTDQYRWVSPTKEQLWNYSLTVKEAQSFPNLVSLTKASGLETHGVELDYAIFQNLRAPDATKPHAIYHATDFNFLLKPKSKAVDAGIKLPNVNSDFKGKAPDLGALEVGEPVPLYGPRNLQERPFYR